From Plasmodium yoelii strain 17X genome assembly, chromosome: 7, one genomic window encodes:
- a CDS encoding fam-a protein, which yields MNKFYIQIVLFLLSISIYVNNKTFAAEPAPGISTAPESTLESESEATLESKSEATLESTSEATLESTSEATLESTSEATLESTSEATLESESEATLEPTYDATLESAFGLLPDHCSTPEEIYEKNKHLLCTDPEEAIKAGEVMNEAVELLKYHAITEDDYEVYERDDNRIMFLYNKKHHTDPDIKRIHCTIYTSYEYNEIINMPWDPDYASLFNAGSVKIVRVYNPNLVMVQHRYKDRSTDRQKYFYALAAKVKISENINIVVKVSADINDHNPSNEKYINKIVKSANSFKTDIDSEDDIRKGELKKTFANIFGYLIEKDGDYVNIAYVESVDDHDSI from the exons atgaataagttttatattcaaattgttttatttcttttaagcATCTCCATAtatgtgaataataaaaccTTTGCAGCTGAGCCTGCTCCAGGAATTTCTACGGCACCCGAATCGACACTCGAATCAGAATCTGAGGCAACACTCGAATCAAAATCTGAGGCAACACTTGAATCAACATCTGAGGCAACACTTGAATCAACATCTGAGGCAACACTTGAATCAACATCTGAGGCAACACTTGAATCAACATCTGAGGCAACACTCGAATCAGAATCTGAGGCAACACTAGAACCAACATATGATGCAACACTCGAATCAGCATTTGGTCTACTACCAGATCATTGTTCTAC TCCagaagaaatatatgaaaaaaacaagcACTTATTATGTACCGATCCAGAAGAAGCTATAAAAGCAGGTGAAGTTATGAACGAAGCTGTGGaacttttaaaatatcatgCTATAACTGAAGATGATTATGAAGTTTATGAAAGAGATGATAACCGtattatgtttttatataataaaaaacatcaCACCGATCCAGATATTAAAAGGATTCATTGTACAATTTATACCTCCTATGAG tataatgaaataataaacatgCCATGGGATCCCGATTATGCAAGTTTGTTCAATGCTGGTTCcgttaaaa tTGTCCGTGTGTACAATCCAAATTTAGTAATGGTACAACACCGTTACAAAGATAGATCTACGGACCGtcagaaatatttttatgctttaGCTGCAAAAGTTAAA atatcagaaaatataaatatagttGTCAAGGTTTCAGCAGATATAAATGATCACAACCCTTccaatgaaaaatatataaacaaaattgtaaaaagCGCAAATTCGTTCAAAACTGACATTGATTCTGAAGATGATATTAGAAAAggagaattaaaaaaaacatttgcTAATATATTTGGATATCTCATTGAAAAAGACGGCGATTATGTTAATATCGCCTATGTCGAATCT gTTGATGACCATGATTCCATTTAA
- a CDS encoding fam-a protein, whose protein sequence is MNRGYIKTMFALFILLLYARNRAFASESISDVGDSNTVSTQNIANLDENHENGDLLACTDYEEVNKASEIMDDVIDRLKYYGNYNSNYSCYYTIEERGFISFTDYGGIDVAKFYLKIRDPNKYDQIVKMLYEAKDSYGFGSNDNKAKIVREYYPNLTLIQKYSDTPFHKYSFGLFTIVEESNTTIFANTSININDETSANKKKGEKDVNLSNNHIDFDDVIRQIVLKNLFTNFFGFIITKKHDNVCITYVESNRDDKSYPEDSDKRKRRAQNMLNLMNTLLYDFKS, encoded by the exons atgAATAGAGGGTACATTAAAACAATGTTTGCTCTTTTCATTTTGCTTTTATATGCGAGAAATAGAGCCTTTGCAAGTGAGTCAATTTCAGATGTGGGTGATTCAAATACTGTTTCTACACAAAATATTGC TAATTTGGATGAAAATCATGAAAATGGAGACTTACTAGCATGTACTGATTATGAAGAAGTTAATAAAGCATCAGAAATTATGGACGATGTTATAGATCGTTTAAAATACTATGGTAATTATAATAGTAATTACAGTTGTTATTATACAATCGAAGAAAGGGGATTTATATCTTTTACGGACTATGGAGGTATAGATGTTGCAAAATTTTATCTTAAAATCCGCGATCCAAATAAG TATGATCAAATagtaaaaatgttatatgaAGCCAAGGATTCATATGGTTTCGGTTCCAATGATAATAAAG caAAAATTGTTCGTGAATACTATCCAAATTTAACACTGATACAAAAATATAGCGACACACCATTCCATAAATATAGTTTTGGATTATTTACAATAGTTGAA GAATCAAATACAACGATTTTTGCCAATACAtcgataaatataaatgacgAAACCAGTgccaataaaaaaaagggcGAAAAAGATGTAAATTTGTCCAATAATCATATTGATTTTGACGATGTTATTAGACAGatagtattaaaaaatttgtttACTAATTTTTTCGGATTTATTATCACAAAAAAACACGATAACGTTTGTATTACCTATGTCGAATCC AACCGAGATGATAAATCCTATCCAGAAGATTCTGATAAGAGAAAGCGTAGAGCacaaaatatgttaaatttaaTGAACACCTTGCTATATGACtttaaaagttaa
- a CDS encoding reticulocyte binding protein, putative → MREYKHLKKTIIGLFVLLCGEFSRKSILTRALNTRYQANSLTLDDNLNKSELLNHGAKNETSIDTLNLPNIDYNDTEDINYSNDVNDASSNQGEKEGIPYDFIMLNDQNKGVKSAEIAGNSYIETSSTNSLYSNILNTIDIIYNEWEEDDGSLCEYYKPIYGHEHIKNSLYNVIAISTLGINRIWDKVASYSEKIKNFENSCEEMKKDLSMAIENLENPAYNYQNQNFQNTYSLLKTKRTNLVQCIKSKFNTLNNDINEIKKYDKYDMYNVMSINTPLTLAPVYNSRIDLVKNEINNDFEKIKKLSINEVKNVSNFINEIANIVEIESELKANLDTIKFMQKEINHIIKLYEKHTKIYTTKYNVIMGLQHIDNPYKTYTNNVINSISGLGDDYAIFKFSYNILINLDKLYNTKKTQINNIFNFLTQILIGKLDPSSNRIVHDDSYDYDMSQPKKILNNLKDIFHKTFEKNVDSYDKNVNLKNSESGNNDLIPQIVLLIKKLEDLIKLMETIYNSDTPISEIQTEINNKTNKVDLNEKLDGFNSALEEAKTWKTKRKSTISTLKDKYELVLNLQSQITKLCQSFNKKDMQQKYIQESKNILKMKVKNINEKKKELEKLIELKKDIENYINQINILLNDSLYEVVDFANKKNKINDDIKLEFKNFYNDGVENLVAECSTLINENMIEAAQNDEQIKKHLGELDSKYDKINNITFDEISKVLNNVNNKKEALLELINEIKTYTYYHMINDLSSILNSVQTIDKHLQSSIDSYYGLYNELKNYKEEILKKKNMVVQNYHTNNGNYQDYEYDSKKILEYSNNFISKENIILKDIEEISKISNEVKTSLPKYDNEVKKIYPNSNGEYLQVKKLIEQIKEYTSEEYLNKYRNKVNDIKTTVSDETKQIQTTNKRMDNYKVLNTVMQQYQSIYELIKNIINGKNVLNDLLRQSIQAIQNYDNINETVKNSSIETLNNKISMIDDKLNTTTINDIETKLSTLKEYFTSTKQQIMENSEIEDDNLLQNVNEIDQVQNSTNALNEQYISLKMDVEKLINDTNEEIRKHQNESSQTHENMMDKINGVLSDNNSSETNYTNNDNTENSERTENNNTKKGYFDSRNSHYYAYAGAATLFVLMYCTITTQSNKNNDEANFNTDVAYCEGAENHKYDQNGDIEIYLDENNYM, encoded by the coding sequence CAAGGTGAAAAAGAAGGAATCCCTTATGACTTTATTATGCTTAATGATCAAAATAAAGGGGTAAAATCTGCAGAAATAGCTGGTAATTCTTATATTGAAACATCTAGTACCAATTCATTATATTCTAACATTTTAAATACTAttgatataatatataatgagtGGGAAGAGGATGATGGTTCTTTGTGTGAATATTATAAGCCTATATATGGACATGAGCACATTAAAAATTCgttatataatgttatagcTATTAGTACATTGGGAATTAATCGTATATGGGATAAAGTTGCCAGTTATAgtgagaaaataaaaaattttgaaaattcatgcgaagaaatgaaaaaagacTTATCTATGGCAATagaaaatttagaaaatccggcatataattatcaaaatcaaaattttcaaaacacttatagtttattaaaaacaaaaagaacAAATTTGGTTCAATGTATAAAATCAAAATTCAATACActtaataatgatataaatgaaattaaaaaatatgataaatacgATATGTATAATGTTATGAGCATAAATACACCTTTGACACTTGCACCAGTTTATAATAGTCGTATTGATTTagttaaaaatgaaattaataatgactttgaaaaaataaaaaaattgtctaTTAATGAAGTAAAAAATGTTTCAAATTTCATAAATGAAATTGCAAATATTGTTGAAATTGAATCTGAATTAAAAGCTAATTTAGATACAATAAAATTTATGCAGAAAGAAATtaatcatataataaaactaTACGAAAAACATACAAAAATTTATACTACTAAATACAATGTTATAATGGGTTTACAACACATTGATAATCCTTATAAAACTTATACAAATAATGTCATAAATAGTATTTCTGGTTTAGGAGATGATTAtgcaatttttaaatttagttataatatattaattaatttagacaaattatataataccaAAAAGACAcaaataaacaatatatttaatttccTCACACAAATTTTAATTGGAAAATTAGATCCAAGTTCTAATAGAATAGTTCATGATGATAGTTACGATTACGATATGTCACAacctaaaaaaatattaaacaatttaaaggatatatttcataaaacatttgaaaaaaatgtagatTCATATGACAAAAATGTAAACTTAAAGAATTCTGAAAGTGGAAACAATGATTTAATACCCCAAATTgtgttattaataaaaaaattagaagatttaattaaattaatggaaacaatatataatagtgaCACACCAATATCTGAAATTCAAAcagaaataaataacaaaacaaataaagtagatttaaatgaaaaattagaTGGATTCAACAGTGCATTAGAAGAAGCCAAAACATGGAAAACTAAAAGAAAATCAACCATAAGCACattaaaagataaatatGAATTGGTTCTCAATTTGCAATCTCAAATTACCAAATTGTGTCaatcatttaataaaaaagatatgcaacaaaaatatatacaggaatctaaaaatatactaaaaatgaaagtaaaaaatataaatgaaaagaaaaaagagttagaaaaattaattgaattaaaaaaggatatagaaaattatattaatcaaattaacattttattaaatgattCGTTATATGAAGTAGTGGATTttgcaaataaaaaaaataaaataaatgatgatataaaattagagtttaaaaatttttataatgatgGTGTAGAAAATTTGGTTGCTGAATGTTCAACTTtgattaatgaaaatatgatTGAAGCAGCACAAAATGatgaacaaattaaaaaacatttaGGGGAATTGGATtctaaatatgataaaataaataatattacatTTGATGAAATTTCTAAGGTCTTAAATaatgtgaataataaaaaagaagcTCTTTTAGAACTTATAAacgaaataaaaacatatacatattatcaTATGATAAATGATTTATCGAGTATACTAAATTCGGTTCAAACTATAGATAAACACTTACAATCTAGTATCGATAGCTATTATGGTTTATacaatgaattaaaaaattataaagaagaaatattaaaaaagaaaaacatgGTTGTTCAAAATTATCATACAAACAATGGAAACTATCAAGATTATGAATATgattctaaaaaaatattagaatacagcaataattttatatccaaagaaaatataatacttaaagATATTGAAGAAATAAGTAAGATTTCAAATGAAGTTAAAACTAGTTTaccaaaatatgataatgaagtcaaaaaaatatacccCAATTCAAACGGTGAATATTTACAAGTTAAAAAACTTATAGAACAAATTAAAGAGTATACTTCAGAAGAGtatttaaacaaatatagaaataaagTTAACGATATTAAAACGACAGTTAGTGATGAAACAAAACAAATTCAAACCACTAATAAAAGAATGGACAATtataaagtattaaatactGTGATGCAGCAATATCAATCAATTTATGAAttgattaaaaatataataaatggtaaaaatgtattaaatgaTTTATTGAGACAAAGTATTCAAGCAAtacaaaattatgataacATCAACGAAACGGTCAAAAATAGTTCTATAGAaacattaaataataaaatatcgatGATTGATGATAAGTTAAACACTACAACTATAAATGATATTGAAACCAAATTATCAACATTAAAAGAATATTTTACATCGACTAAACAACAAATTATGGAAAATAGTGAAATAGAGGATGATAATTTATTGCAAAATGTCAATGAAATTGATCAGGTTCAAAATTCAACAAATGCATTAAACGAACAATACATATCATTAAAAATGGATGTcgaaaaattaattaatgaTACTAATGAAGAAATACGAAAACACCAAAATGAAAGTTCACAAACGCATGAAAATATGAtggataaaataaatggagTGCTATCAGATAATAATTCAAGTGAAACAAATTATACAAACAATGACAACACTGAAAATAGTGAAAGAACTGAAAacaataatacaaaaaaaggGTATTTTGATTCAAGAAATTCACATTACTATGCATATGCTGGAGCAGCTACGCTGTTTGTACTCATGTATTGTACCATTACAACTCaatcaaataaaaacaatgaTGAAGCTAACTTTAATACGGATGTAGCATATTGTGAAGGTGCGGAAAATCATAAATATGACCAGAATGGTgatatagaaatatatttagatGAAAACAATTACATGTAA